aaaatcattttcattgatttttttaacctgAAAAGTTTAACAATAGGGCTCTTGTTTATCTTCTATCAGCACCCTCCCTACAGTCTGGAACTCCAGTTTCCTCCAGTTGAGCAAATTTCCCGGGGTGAAGTTCAGATAATCCGCGTAGTCCTGGATCTGGCATTGGGAAAGGGTGTGGTCCCACATGTGGACGTCAGACAGCATGCCAACAAAAGACTGATTAATGTCAAAGCCTCCGCCATGGGAATCCTGGTCCTGTGAATTTGCAGACATTGAGATAAGAGAGACAGCTGTTTTAtataatactgtattttttctgGTGTATTCTTTGAACACATAGTAATAGTGAAAAAGATAATTAATATATTTCCCATAATGTCAACCCATTCCTGTAAAGGAGACATCAGCACTTTGTGCTTGGTCCGACTACCAAACCAAAGCCTGTGTATCAGACATCCTGGCAATAAGACTGAATAATTAACTATCTCTCTCCAGAATTACATACAGCACTTTTAAGTATATTGATTAAAAACTGTACCTGTCCCAAAACAATTATGAAGGGCCCGCTGATGTCGGATCCAGAGCTGATGAATTTCCTACTTGAGGGCTTTCCATCTAACCACATCTGCCCTACACCAGACGCAGAATCCCATGTGGCACAAACTGAGTGCCATGTGTTCAGTCTGTAGTCCTGCCCTCTGAAGTCTGCAGCACTATTCCTGATCGCGAGATAAATCTGATCGCTTGCAGCCCACTTGTAAATCAGAAGTGCATTGTCAGCAGAGGGTGTGGCCAAAGAGAAAAGACTGCAATCTCTACCGAGGTCTGTAAAATACCTGTAGGCATGAAAAAGACATTATCATACATGATGATTTTCACTTTCAGAAATACAGTGGGTTGTTTCATTAATTTGCATATTCAGCACTACCTGAGACAGACGGTCACAGCCCTCAGATACTGTCTTGATGTTGTCAGCCTCACCTGAGCTGAGTTGGTTTGTAGTGGGAAGGTGAACATTTTACCTGACAGATCtataaaaaagagagaaatttaAAATCAGAATGTGATAGGTAAATTCTTAAAGTTTCCAGTAATGAACTAATAAAATCACTAGATGAATTGTGGTAGCAGGTCTGAAACTTGTATGACAGTGTATGTTGCCATCTGTAGAACCACAACACAAGCACAGCAAAGATGAACTTTGCCCTCTGCACTACCTGCCCTCAGCTGCTGTCTGCCCTTATCATGTTCCTTGTGACCTGTATGCAATTTGTGTAGCAGGTATGTATTCTGGCATATGTGCTGG
This DNA window, taken from Epinephelus moara isolate mb chromosome 6, YSFRI_EMoa_1.0, whole genome shotgun sequence, encodes the following:
- the LOC126392420 gene encoding C-reactive protein-like, producing MALLLLLVMLTACAAAPQDLSGKMFTFPLQTNSAQVRLTTSRQYLRAVTVCLRYFTDLGRDCSLFSLATPSADNALLIYKWAASDQIYLAIRNSAADFRGQDYRLNTWHSVCATWDSASGVGQMWLDGKPSSRKFISSGSDISGPFIIVLGQDQDSHGGGFDINQSFVGMLSDVHMWDHTLSQCQIQDYADYLNFTPGNLLNWRKLEFQTVGRVLIEDKQEPYC